GTTTATTCTCACCATCTATCCCAAGCCAGTATCCTATGCGGCACACAAGCTTTTATAGACTCACACCTGTAATTTCATATTCCAACATCAAAACGCCATGCATGCATAGCTGGCAACCAGATAACGGGCAAATGCTATACTTACTACTGAGAAGTGTGGCTGAACCAGGGGTGATAGCACTGACTCTATTACTGTAAGTCTTGGGCAACTGGTTAGACACTTTCTTTGGACGGGCTTCAAGTAGCAGAATTTTCTTATCAGACAGATGAACATCATGCCCTTATTAAAAGAAAAAGCCAGATGTTTAATAACATTTTAACCAAGATTAATAAATAATTTAACGTTCTGCAACAGGAGTTTACAAGAGATCTATTTTACATCTTCCCCTGAACATGCAGAATTGTTTAGCACTCTTTAACTCCAAAAAGTGAAAGCTAACAGTTCTAGCTTTTCTCTTTAGAGCCTAAATAAACTGTGGACTACAGTCCATTTCATCCAATACATGATGTGTTATCCCGAGTTTCTGATATCTAAACACATGGTTGCAgcagaggggggagggggttgtaaGCAGTGaagtcaaaataaaattaaatgtagAAATATGTCAGTGTACATGTGAATAAATATTCACAAAAACAACTCAGGGCAGCACTTGAAATGGACTCTGATGAAATGGACACTAGTTCTTTCAATCAAAGTGTTAGTTTTCAGAGTGCCACAAAACTCCTTGTTGTTTTTACTGAATAAGCTAACACTGTTAACAACAAACTCCACCTGATCAGAAGAATACAAGTTAATGCATTCTTCAATATTTGGACGCAGCCAGAATATTCCATGCACCAATAACCTTGGAATATTGTTACAGTTAAAGCCCTTTAGAGAGCTGTTCCTCCAGTCTATTCAGGTGCTGCCACTGGCATGCACTGAATGTTGGCGAAATACATGATTGGTATGAAACTCCTCAACACGACCGACATGAGATTTCAGTCCATATCGCGAAGATTCGCCGCTTAAATGCTGTATTTGAAGAAAACAATAACAATGTATATACATCAGCACAGCTGTAAACACTGTAGCCCACAACGCGTTTATTGCCTAAATTACGTCGGGAGGGCCAATGGTTCCCTATATACCACCAACGAGCCCGAGGAGAGGAACTTGCAGGGATTAAAATTACGAATATGACCTGTGCAAGGAGGGTCTCTCTAGCCTAGTGATCTGCCTCCTACCCAGTGCAGCAGCCATGGCGGTCCCGACCATGCCGCCACCCGATACCACCACGTCGTATACCGCCGTCGAGCCACTGGGTCTCACGTGGGAACGGGCAAGGCCGCTCCGGAGACAGAGGCCCTTCCCGAAAAGGGGCGCAACGCCCCGGCACGGTGACAGACCCACCACGGCCGCCATTTTGTGGGGGGAAGTGACGCTCACGTCACTCTCGCGCACCTTGCATTAACCTCAGCAGCACCTTGGCAACCGAGAGCGGCCAACAGAACCGGACCAATGAGAGCCAAGAATTCTACCGGGTTGGGCGGGAGCTACGGAAAACAGACCGCGGTCATTGGCCAATGTGCGAGGAGCGACACAAAAAAGGAGGGTGCCTATTGGCTAGAGCTACAAGCGGGCACGGCGAGCTGGTAGCTGCGGAGCGCTGCGGGCGGCGCAGCAGGTGCGAGGGGGCGATGACAGTGTCGGAACCCCAGGGAGCCGCGGGCGGGGCCGAAACGGTGCTCCCGAAGGAAGAGATTCGACGGGTATGCGGGGCGGTTGTAAGCGGTCTGTTACCATGGCAACAGGCGGCGGTTGTTTGTTGCCATGGCTGCTCCTCGGCGGCTTCACCTGAGCGGGAAATGGGGGTCGGGTATGATGGGGATGGAAGTGCGAGGGCATCCCTGGAGGAAACCGGTGGGCGGCAGAGGGGAGCGGGCCAGACCTGTAACAGCAACAGTCACCACAAATAgcaaataacaatttaaaaaaaaaaaattattattttacaagGAATAACCTCTCTCGTGCAACGGCGGGATCCCATTGCATGTGAACCCAAAGTTCAAGGGGTCTTCTTTACTCCCAGGTTAACTGAGCACAGGCTTgttggggggggaaatgctggtttaattattattattattattattattattattattattatttattatttgtaccccgcccatctggctgggtttccccagccactctgggcggcttccaacaagaccaaaaatacactaaaatgttacacattaaaaacttccctgaagggctgccttcagatgtcttctgaatgtcaggtagttgtttatctctttgacctctgatgggagggcgttccacagggcgggcgccactaccaagaaggccctctgcctggttccctgtagttttgcttcttgcaatgagggaaccaccagaaggccctcagtgctggacctcagcgtccgggcagaacgatgggggtggagatgctccttcaggtatacaaagTGCAAAGCGGTATACAGTATTTCGAATGGAAATGCATTTTCAAAATAGTTTTTTCTTCTGTGTTTGAAACCTTTGTTTTGTTGTTCTGATTTGCCTAGGTGTTTCCAATTAAAGCACAGTCTGCAGACTTGCAACTGGGTAGTAATATTTCTATGCCCGATGGCGGTGAGCTGCTAGATTTCCTCCAGTCAGAGGAACAAATAGTAGGTGCCTCGAGTTCAGGAGAGGATTTTTACGACTCGCTTCAGGCcctcaaaaggaaaaacagacaaTGTTTGTTAGAACTAGGTCTGATGTACCAGGTACAGTTGGAAAACCACCAGGAACCACCAGAGAACAAGGAGCTGGAAGACTTTTTCCAGGAAAATGGAAGATTGACATTGCCATCAAAGTTCCATGAAGCTTTGAGGTGAGATGCAAGAGAATCTATCGAAATCCATACATTGATTCTCCTACACAGGCATAGAGTTTTTACAGTAGTCTTGTGTGCTCCTGTTGGACAACTGATCAAATGTAATAATGAAACAGATCTTAGAATATCATTACTCCTAAACTATCTCCTTTCATTTATTCAAAGTTCTCAAATATAACCTTTCTTCTGATTTATTTGCCGATGATAACATTTTTTACCATATCCTCAGATCTGGCAACCTAAGAAGGTTCAATTCATTGACTAACATCACTGCTGATAACCCAAAAGATGAGCAAAATCATCATTCGTTTCTTCAGTCCTTTTCAAGATCAAAGAGTGCTTCAGCTACATGGATCTCCCCTATCACTGTCCCTCAACCCTTCAATATGACACTTCGAGAAGCTGGCAGAAAATTGAAGTCCCATGCATTGTTTGAAATTGAATCAGCTGAGTACAAAAGACAAAGCCTAGAAGAAGCTGAATGCCAGAAACAGTTCAGAGCACAACCTGTGCCTGCTCACATCTATCTGCCACTCTACCAAGAAATAATGGAAAAGAATGAAATTCGCAGACAAGTGGAAACACAAAAGAGAAGAGAACTACTCCTTTCAATGCAAAAACCCTTCAGTtttcaggaaaaagaagaaaaacgaaAGGAGGTCATCAGACAGAAGATGCTAGAAGTATTGACTCCAGTTGAGAAATCAGTGCCAAAAGTCAGGAAGAAGATCCCCAAGTCCACCTATGAACCAATGTTTGGAGATAAACTCAAAGGTAAAACAGCTTTTAATGCACTGTCAATAATACCTAATGGTGGTATGAAGGTATCTTTTTCATCTGCTATAGGAGACATTCCAGTTAGTAGATTCATTGTCTGTCATACCAgtacaaaagaaataaaagaaaataggCCTTTTATCCTGCCATACCACAAAACACATTTCTTATCTCAGAGTGAGTAGGACCAATCAGTGGAATTAGTAAAAACAGGACTCGGGGAAGGTGATCAACAATCACATAAAAATTAGGAGGAAACTTCTCTGATGCTACAGATTTGCAATGGTTGATGAATTGGGCATCCTCAGGGCCTTGGCCTCTGTCCCACCTCATAAACCTCTGGAGCTGATTAGCCTGAAAAACGGTGATGGCTAGGAACTGTATCCTACTCTTTAAGGATGCCAACCTGTACCATCCCTTTGGGGAATTCTTCTTAATAGTAAAATGTATCCAGAAATGAATTGCTCCTCTTGGCTTGTTCCTGAAGCAGGGCTATGcaaatttcattttattattattattattatttattaaatttctatacactCTTGTTCTGAGGACcactgggcagtttacaatataaaaacacaaaaacacataacacaGTAACATACAGAAACTATGCCTCCCCCCCACTGTTTAAAAGGCaatggattgtttaattagccaaaggtctgggagacTTCATGTTGATCATTTTCCTTTCTAGAATACACAAGTTTTtgaaaaagaatagaaaaagaaatagaaaatagaaatagaaaaagaaTGAGATTATTAAGTTGTGCTGCATTATATATCCCGTAACTAGCTTTTTATTTGGAAAAGATACGTGTTAGGCGGTTTCAAATGTTCTGGATTTTCAGTTATTGCTTTTGCTTTAACGCTTGGCTCAACCATTAGCCTCTCTTGTTATTAGTGTCATTAACACTTTTCTTCTGTTGCATTAGCCAGATTTACATACCCTCTCCCAGCCCGTTCATTACTGTTCATCACTGTTGCTTTTACTCCCCAGAAGCTGAACTCTTACGAAAAATCCGTATTCAGATGAGAgccaaggatttattggaaaattcCTGGGCTCCTATTGAGCTTGGCAAGAGAAAAAAAGGATCCCAAATTACCTCTATAAacagggagaaaaaactgagcTTTCTGCAGGATAACTTCAGTTTTAAACCAAGAATCAATACATCTGTGCCTGACTTTGAAGGACTTTACTGGGCATTCCAGAGAGAAGCTTTAAGCAAACGAGAAATCAAAGAAACAACTCATAATAAACCATTCAGACTTAGAACATCTAATCTCTGTTGCAAACATCAAGTGCCTAATCCGGGGATGATGGTAAGAGGGATTGCTTTTGTCTTTGTACTGCTTTGTATTCCTTTACATACAAATCACTCATGAGTGCAAAACACCAAATATACTTTACCATCCGTTTAACTCAGTGTTGAGATAGTTTTAGATGAAGGTCGGCTTTCTTTGGAACAAATGTTACGGAATAAAACAAGAAGAGTCTCAATGGCACCAACTTATGCTTGAAGTCTTAAGTGTAGTAGTACTTCTATTGAAGTGCATTTCAAATAGTAAATAACAActttattactattaatattaaATAGCAAATCACAGTGTCTGAACTAAATTTTGAAGGAAGGTAATCTGAAAAACAGAGAGAGTCAAAATAAAAGCTGACAAATCACCAAGCCCAGACAACATCCACCCAAGAGTTCTTAAAGCACGTAAATGTAAAATTGCTgaacaaaaatatgtaaattgTCTCTCAGATCAGCTTCCATACCCAAGGACTGGAAAGTGGCCAGTGTAACCctaattgtttttaaaggaatCCTGGAAAATAAATGCTGTTTAGTTTAACATCTGATCTCTcccaggaaaactggtggaaagtattgttaaagatCGGCAAAGCTTGTTCTTCTGTATTCTTGCTTAAGCAGATCCAGCATTACTTCTGCAAAGGCAAGTCCTGTCTCACCAACCAATTAGAATTCTTTGAGAGTGTCAGCAACCATATAGATAGAGGTTGACACAGTGTAttcagactttaaaaaaaagctttcaaCAAAGTACCTCACCCAAGACTCTTGTTCATCTTAGCAGTCATGGAGTAAAAAGAGAGATTTTCTTGTAGATCAGGAAATGGTTATGTATGTAGCAGGATAACATCCTGTTGTgtacaggatgtgttgctttCCACATCAGCAGCTCTTTGCCCCACTTACCTGTCAGCATAATGTTTTCCAAATGTAAAAATGTGAACCTCATAAGAGACAAGCATTTGATAATAACGAAGAGCAAATTACCGGTatatatgtgcatgcatgcatgcatgcatgcatacaaacatacatacaaagAGAGTCTAGCTACAACTAAGCACTGTACAAAaaggtgtgtttaaaaaaaacaccaatattAAATATTCTTACTTTCAGGATTTTCAACAACCTTCCAGGGCACCAATACAAAGGAGTCAGTCTTTGAATTACCTTTCATCCCTCTCCTCCAACACACTTCCAATATATATCACAGATGCAGTGAGAAAGAGACAGTCTGCTATTAAGTGAGTAACTTACTCATTTAATTAAAGCATGAATAAGTGCAAAGGTGGAACATCCTGATCCAGACAATGCCTTCAAAACCTTGCAATATAACCCTGCCTGTCCCACATGGCAGGTGGAGGCCACTTATGCTTTTGGATACCCCCCTGAACAAAATTCCCAAAAGCCTGCTAAAATTCAGAGTTAAGAGAGTACCACATATACTTTGAACAATATTGTTTTAACTTGGATATATGAACTGGCTTTGTATAAGTTTTGTTTTGGAAACCTTAgtgattttattttgaaaagatcATATCCCATTATCTGCATATATATTTATAGACGCCTTCAAGAGGATAAAAAATACAAGGAAAATGAAGGAGCTCGTTGGGCAGAGTTGCAGAGAAAGAGAGGTCAGGCTATGCATAAGTCTCTGAATTGCCGAGCAAAAGCTTTGGATCCCCATAAGAGCTTGGaggaaacacacagagaaaagctGAAGCAAAACTGGTCAGTATGCTAATTGGCTTTGGTAGCATATTATTGAAGCAAAACCATTTCAGTTGGAATTACTGATAGCTCAGTATGAGAAATGGGTTTGGGCTTCAAGTGTTCATGGCCAACAGACTGCAGTCATATTTATTTACACTTCATGCTTATCTCACCACTATCCTTATAATTGGTAACAGAGCCCCAGAATTTGAAAAATAATATATTGTAATAGAAAAGGGATTCCAATTTGGATCTAAAAGGCTTTCCCAAAAAAGCAACATCTCATTACTGTGCTTCTCTTCTCTGCCTGActgggcttttaaaaagaaaagtattcttcttcttattcttcttcttcttcttatttcctGGATGCTATCATGGACTGGATGAGATCCTGTGGGTGGGAGTTTTTCAGTTTTGGGAATTTGAATTTGTACCCATTCTGGAGGTAGAGCATCATTTGAGGGTGCTGCTAGATCAATCACTGATGCTAGAGGCCCAGTTGGCTCTGAGCACCCATTACCAACTATGGTTGGTGCACCAACCTACCTTGTCCTACCTTGTTTTTAAGAAatgttattgcttttttatttttatgtaaattGCTTATAAATGTTTTGTTAAGCAGTATAAATATGTTATAAATGAATTGCCAGGGAGCATAGGTGCCCAGATGTTCTTCTGCACCCATATAGCAGATCTATATGCAGCCCATTTCTGTGGAGAGATTCCTATATCTAAATGTGCCCTCCTACCCGATAATTAAAAGTGCAGTACAGAGTAACTGAAGATGATGCATAGTACGGAAACCTTTTGTTTCAGGCAAAATGACCGAAAAAGAACACAAGAGTATAAAAAGGAACTAGAAGAGATGAAGTTGCGAGTGAAAAACAGACCATATATGTTTGAACAGGTCACAAAGGTAACTATTTTGGTATGGGGAAACTGTCAAGGTTTAGAGGATCAAACAGTAAATACCAGCAGGCTGTAGCAAGGAGTCAATATTCAAGTAACCTCTTTGCCATTTTGGAAGTCTGAAGGGTAAAAAAGACTTCATGGGAAAAAGAGTTTGGTAGGGAACAAAATTTAGTTGCTGACCAGCTATAATGACAGAGAAACTACTGTACACTAAATAGGAAAATATTGTTTTCAAAATAAACTGAGGTATATGTTTGAATATAATGGTCTTCCAAGAATtcgcaaacattttaaaatgtaactgCTTCTTCCATATTGAGAGAAATATCCAATTACTTTTCTAGTTTAGAGTGATCGCCTGGAATAATTGTAAGTATTCATGAAGGGAAGAGGGCCTACTAAACTGCTTGTCTTCTCATTCCACAGCAAGGTGCCCGTCAGGGGGCAGAGAGGCTTTTTCGAGACACCTTGCAGCAGTTTGGGTTGAATGAAGAATTTGTGAAAAGCAAAGGAGGAGACACCACTGACCTAGTGGGGAAGGAGCAGTCTGAATCACAAAGGTACTTAAAGAACAGAAAATCACCTGTAGCTTCGTAAAAAATAGTCTTCTACATTCACCTAttagatataaaggtaaaggtaaaggtacccctgcccgttcgggccagtcttgccagactctaaggttgtgcgctcatctcactctataggccgggcaccagcgctgtccgcagacacttccgggtcacgtggccagcgtgacaagctgcatctggcgagccagcgcagcacacagaacgccgtttaccttcccgctaataagcggtccctatttatctacttgtacccgggggtgctttcgaactgctaggttggcaggcgctgggactgaacgacaggagtgcaccccgccgcggggattcgaactgccgaccatgcgatcggcaagtcccaggcgctgaggttttacccacagcgccacccgcgtcctcctaTTAGATATAGGGGCATACATTTAGGCTGAGAAGGAAAGAAACTTGCACTTAACAAGCCATGGAGTTGTCAGTTAGCTACCAGACCCAATTCAAGATGAAGTGGCTTGGGACCAAATTACTTGAAAGAGAATCTTCCCAAATAGGAAACTACCCGTTTGGCAGGTGATGCCTTGTTGATGATGGTGCCGCTGGGGGCTCCCCAGCTCGCATTTCCATGTGACAGGGCCTCTTCAGCAGGAGTTCCCCATTCATAGGTCCTTCCTGGTGAGGCAGCAGTGCTGACTTGGGCCCCACACTGTCATAAAGTCATGGTGGCGAGGGGCCCACTGCATCCCAGAAGCACGTCCATGGCTGCAATGTGCCCCAACAGAGGCCTCACGGCAGAGGCGCAGACCCCGGCCCAGTCGCCGCCAGAGGTAAGGCACCAGCCGGCAGAGGCTGGGCCCCAGGGCCCTGGAGTTGGTGCCCCTGTTGTGTGGTGTGTCTCCCCTCATTATTGACTTTCAGgatttttaaaacattcctgtttactcaaGACATTTGatggctgggggaaaaaacacCTGTTCCTGGAAACCCTGAGATCACTGGTTGAAAGAATGTTTTTAGAATTATAAACTGTTTCATTATTGATGTGTTTAGCCACCCTTGACTCAGAAtataaactgaaataataataaaagtcccTGCTCACAGATTGGATTTGGGCTCGTCACACTGCCTAAAGTATCTCACACAGTTCTTGTGAGAATGAAATACGGAAAAAAGTATATAGGATGTTCGGAACTCCTTAGAAGTAGAGTAGGATTCAGATGTGAACTTTGCAACTA
The nucleotide sequence above comes from Podarcis raffonei isolate rPodRaf1 chromosome 1, rPodRaf1.pri, whole genome shotgun sequence. Encoded proteins:
- the FAM161B gene encoding protein FAM161B isoform X1, with amino-acid sequence MCEERHKKGGCLLARATSGHGELVAAERCGRRSRCEGAMTVSEPQGAAGGAETVLPKEEIRRVFPIKAQSADLQLGSNISMPDGGELLDFLQSEEQIVGASSSGEDFYDSLQALKRKNRQCLLELGLMYQVQLENHQEPPENKELEDFFQENGRLTLPSKFHEALRSGNLRRFNSLTNITADNPKDEQNHHSFLQSFSRSKSASATWISPITVPQPFNMTLREAGRKLKSHALFEIESAEYKRQSLEEAECQKQFRAQPVPAHIYLPLYQEIMEKNEIRRQVETQKRRELLLSMQKPFSFQEKEEKRKEVIRQKMLEVLTPVEKSVPKVRKKIPKSTYEPMFGDKLKEAELLRKIRIQMRAKDLLENSWAPIELGKRKKGSQITSINREKKLSFLQDNFSFKPRINTSVPDFEGLYWAFQREALSKREIKETTHNKPFRLRTSNLCCKHQVPNPGMMDFQQPSRAPIQRSQSLNYLSSLSSNTLPIYITDAVRKRQSAIKRLQEDKKYKENEGARWAELQRKRGQAMHKSLNCRAKALDPHKSLEETHREKLKQNWQNDRKRTQEYKKELEEMKLRVKNRPYMFEQVTKQGARQGAERLFRDTLQQFGLNEEFVKSKGGDTTDLVGKEQSESQRTHKSQRNTKAGIIQELAEEGQRILQTK
- the FAM161B gene encoding protein FAM161B isoform X2 → MPDGGELLDFLQSEEQIVGASSSGEDFYDSLQALKRKNRQCLLELGLMYQVQLENHQEPPENKELEDFFQENGRLTLPSKFHEALRSGNLRRFNSLTNITADNPKDEQNHHSFLQSFSRSKSASATWISPITVPQPFNMTLREAGRKLKSHALFEIESAEYKRQSLEEAECQKQFRAQPVPAHIYLPLYQEIMEKNEIRRQVETQKRRELLLSMQKPFSFQEKEEKRKEVIRQKMLEVLTPVEKSVPKVRKKIPKSTYEPMFGDKLKEAELLRKIRIQMRAKDLLENSWAPIELGKRKKGSQITSINREKKLSFLQDNFSFKPRINTSVPDFEGLYWAFQREALSKREIKETTHNKPFRLRTSNLCCKHQVPNPGMMDFQQPSRAPIQRSQSLNYLSSLSSNTLPIYITDAVRKRQSAIKRLQEDKKYKENEGARWAELQRKRGQAMHKSLNCRAKALDPHKSLEETHREKLKQNWQNDRKRTQEYKKELEEMKLRVKNRPYMFEQVTKQGARQGAERLFRDTLQQFGLNEEFVKSKGGDTTDLVGKEQSESQRTHKSQRNTKAGIIQELAEEGQRILQTK